The Butyrivibrio fibrisolvens genome window below encodes:
- a CDS encoding winged helix-turn-helix domain-containing protein translates to MKTITNEQARQFILLKQGLIGTYRFIGKDGAYEYVRQAGCIQYDPVDVCGKNAELTLQSRVKGFKKSMLQDLLYKDRKLVDYADKELSIWPTEDWPYFSSYRDRSNELGDTFEGLAELEEQAISYIKENGPVSSDTLPIEGEIFWHSSMHWSGNWHKKSQAARSVLEQLYTDGELVIHHKKGSRKYYDLAKSHISEEILNADNPCKNEDDFITWRVLRRIGAVGLLWDKNSTALLGININAEKRKGILDRLTTEGEIVPVIVEGFKPLFYYRVEDEELMKQVLQGDADLKPRMSFIAPLDPLMWDKALIKALWDFQYSWEIYTPAVKRKYGYYTLPILYGDKFVGRIEAIPDRKEGILRVKGLWWEDGIRQTKKLSAALERTLKNFAKFNDCILGE, encoded by the coding sequence ATGAAAACAATTACTAATGAACAAGCAAGACAATTTATCCTTTTAAAACAGGGACTGATAGGAACATATCGGTTTATAGGAAAAGATGGAGCATATGAGTATGTGCGTCAGGCAGGCTGCATACAGTATGATCCTGTGGATGTTTGCGGGAAAAATGCAGAGCTGACCTTGCAGTCCAGAGTCAAAGGATTTAAGAAATCTATGTTGCAGGATCTTTTGTATAAAGACCGCAAACTTGTGGACTATGCGGACAAAGAGTTATCCATATGGCCTACGGAAGACTGGCCGTATTTTTCTTCTTACAGGGATCGTAGTAATGAGCTGGGAGATACCTTTGAAGGCCTGGCTGAACTAGAGGAACAGGCTATTTCCTACATAAAAGAGAACGGTCCTGTGTCCAGCGATACTCTGCCTATTGAAGGAGAGATATTCTGGCATTCCTCGATGCACTGGAGTGGTAATTGGCATAAAAAGTCCCAGGCTGCCAGATCTGTACTGGAGCAGTTATATACAGACGGTGAGCTTGTTATACATCACAAAAAGGGCAGCCGAAAGTACTATGATTTGGCTAAAAGTCATATATCTGAGGAAATTCTGAATGCAGATAATCCATGCAAAAATGAAGACGATTTTATCACGTGGCGTGTTCTTCGCAGAATCGGTGCGGTAGGTCTTTTGTGGGATAAAAACAGTACAGCACTTCTTGGAATAAACATAAATGCTGAGAAGCGTAAAGGGATACTTGATAGGCTGACAACTGAGGGGGAAATAGTTCCGGTAATTGTGGAAGGCTTTAAGCCGCTATTTTATTACCGCGTAGAAGATGAAGAGCTGATGAAGCAGGTGCTTCAAGGAGATGCTGATCTTAAGCCCCGAATGTCTTTCATAGCTCCGCTTGATCCGCTAATGTGGGACAAAGCGCTTATAAAGGCTTTGTGGGATTTTCAGTATTCCTGGGAAATATATACTCCGGCTGTGAAAAGGAAATATGGCTATTACACATTGCCTATCCTCTACGGAGATAAGTTCGTAGGGCGTATTGAAGCCATACCGGATCGCAAAGAGGGAATTTTGAGAGTCAAAGGACTATGGTGGGAAGACGGAATCCGTCAGACGAAAAAGCTTAGTGCTGCGTTGGAGCGTACACTAAAGAATTTTGCGAAGTTCAATGATTGTATACTGGGAGAGTAA